In the Polyangiaceae bacterium genome, one interval contains:
- a CDS encoding EGF domain-containing protein, whose product MVEGKLKASLLLVTLALGCSADPAATDRKLDAYDAETTTAADGARQLAHQIVVKKADSASESALLAAVASLGASVIAGQPLLGELGYRRLRLPPGLTVEDAIHTLQGSGVVESAEPTYLLELSKQPDDPKLGSLWGMSKIAAPSAWDLSTGSASVRVAVLDTGVDLNHADLRGNLWLNPGETAGNGVDDDGNGLIDDVQGWDAVNEDNVPADDHGHGTHVAGTIGAVGNNALGVVGVNWTVRIVPVKVCSTVNCLTTDFAEGLLYAAKVGARVANASLGGYHAPLSYERAAIQSLANAGGVLVAAAGNDGVNTDASPHYPSSYDEPTLVSVAASQEDDSRASFSNYGVKTVHLAAPGANILSSVPGGGFSQASGTSMASPHVAGAAALLLALKPTTTAAEVKSALIASVDALPGFSGVVASGGRLNVDRLLRGETNCTGSNCGCGTGASSCAPSVTCADNPCDPHASCTDGSEGPECSCNPGYEGDGTTCSDVDECAAGTAGCDPNGSCENSDGSFSCSCNFGFQGDGKSCSDLDECAQGLDNCFPGSTCKNQAGGYVCDCGPAGCASVGEACAPALNACDVNATCTSVAGSYFCNCNSGYVGDGFFCVNVNECVAGLNDCSPHASCEDTPGSYECTCDSGWTGDGKSCTDADECALGTDQCDPNATCTNTVGSYTCSCNSGWTGDGKSCTDADECALGKYSCGPISHCVNLPGTYSCACNEGYEGDGTTCTDVDECALGSDSCDPNATCTNTVGSYGCSCNLGFVGDGFSCADVDECALGTAVCDPNASCQNTPGSYDCACNAGFQGNGKTCTDIDECALGSDDCDGHASCHNTPGSFSCSCNAGWLGDGKTCSDENECTAGTHQCSVNATCSNTSGGYDCTCNTGFEGDGKTCTDIDECTHGLNNCGVDANCENTPGAYHCSCKDGFEGNGKECQDVDECTTGKSTCNVHANCTNTHGGYMCACKAGYLGDGLSCDEIDECALGTDDCSPNADCTNTQGGFSCSCWSGYQGNGKTCTDVDECALGTDDCAPNASCSNEPGSFSCTCPAGYEGDGKTCTDVDECSKGSDDCDANAVCSNSPGSFSCACKPGFTGNGKTCTDIDECALGTDNCAPNATCSNEPGSFSCSCPAGYAGDGTVCTDVDECALGTDDCHADAVCTNLPGSFSCACKPGFSGNGTFCTGATHCTTTSCSPYASCTDTTTGFTCECNAGYSGDGFTCTDVDECALNLDQCDAHATCTNEPGGYSCSCNAPYTGSGTSCDLDECALNLDNCHADAVCTNTAAGFTCTCKAGYAGNGVSCTDVDECALGSDDCSANADCQNLVGSYACSCKVGYSGDGRTCLPPPTRATAIDASGDHTCALLDNGGVRCWGRNNFGQLGYGDTNDVMNSDDAPLVSTGGAVKQVAAGDGHSCALRTDGKVRCWGRNHYGQLGYGNTTDIGDDETPADAGDVNLGGTAIAIAAGGEHTCALLSGGTVRCWGLGIDGQLGYANTQNVGDDEVPASKPLVQLGGAAVAISAGRDHTCALRSDGKLLCWGRGEWAVLGYGNTNSVGDNEHPASAGPVSLPALATQISAGWYHTCARLSTGALRCWGYGATGQLGLASQLDVGDDEVPSAVPEIQLGTAAAAVSAGLFHTCALTAAGNVRCFGYGDSGRLGYANIDNIGDDEHPASAGDVQLGQKALDVKAGASHSCALLQDGSVRCWGNAEFGQLGSGGTSDIGDDETPLGLSPLKLSSLNECALGMAGCSPDATCTDQPVGYLCSCSAGYSGDGHTCDDDDECALGTHGCSPYALCDNTPGSYSCSCAPGFVGDGTQCEDVDECATQQAACDANASCANVAGGYLCNCNLGYAGNGQVCTPASTYVRSVSAGGSHSCALLSTGSVRCWGAGVHGQLGYGNANNIGDDEHPVSAGDVNVGAPVSQIVTGGQHTCALTTTGAVRCWGSSAYGQLGYGNVNDIGDDESPASAGDVNVGGVVVALAAGTHHTCALLGSGAVRCWGLGAAGRLGYANVSSIGDNESPASAGSIQLGEAAVGITAGDLHSCAVLASGGVRCWGFGLYGRLGYGNESSIGDDEVPATAGSVPLGGSALEVVAGGQHTCALMADQSVRCWGYGLFGSLGLGNKQNVGDDESPASVAAVDIGGAATDVFAGGDHSCAITSTGSLVCWGAPAAALGYGNGAIVGDDEHPAQAGAVSLGGAALSGSLGTNHSCALLSSQLRCFGDGSSGRLGYGNALTIGDDEVPSDVSFVNVLGY is encoded by the coding sequence ATGGTCGAAGGGAAGCTCAAGGCGTCGTTGCTGCTGGTGACGCTTGCGTTGGGTTGCAGCGCCGACCCGGCGGCGACGGATCGCAAGCTCGACGCCTACGACGCGGAAACCACGACCGCGGCGGACGGCGCACGACAGCTCGCCCATCAGATCGTCGTCAAGAAGGCCGACAGCGCGAGCGAAAGTGCGTTGCTCGCTGCAGTCGCTTCCCTTGGCGCAAGCGTGATCGCCGGGCAACCCCTGCTCGGAGAACTCGGCTATCGGCGCTTGCGCCTGCCGCCCGGGCTCACGGTGGAAGATGCGATTCACACCTTGCAGGGGTCCGGGGTCGTCGAAAGTGCGGAACCCACCTACCTGCTCGAGCTGTCGAAGCAACCCGACGATCCGAAGCTCGGATCCCTGTGGGGCATGTCCAAGATCGCGGCGCCCAGTGCCTGGGACTTGTCCACGGGCTCCGCGTCGGTGCGCGTGGCGGTGCTCGACACCGGCGTGGATCTGAACCACGCCGATCTGCGAGGCAATCTCTGGCTCAACCCCGGTGAGACCGCGGGCAACGGCGTGGACGATGATGGCAACGGGCTCATCGACGACGTCCAAGGTTGGGACGCGGTCAACGAGGACAACGTCCCCGCCGACGATCACGGCCACGGCACCCACGTCGCCGGTACGATTGGCGCCGTCGGCAACAACGCCTTGGGCGTGGTCGGTGTGAACTGGACGGTGCGCATCGTGCCCGTGAAGGTGTGCAGCACGGTGAACTGCCTGACCACGGATTTCGCCGAGGGATTGCTCTACGCCGCAAAAGTCGGTGCGCGCGTCGCCAATGCGAGCTTGGGCGGCTACCACGCGCCGCTGAGCTACGAGCGCGCGGCCATCCAAAGTCTGGCAAACGCCGGTGGCGTGCTCGTGGCAGCGGCCGGCAATGACGGCGTCAACACCGACGCCTCGCCGCACTATCCGTCATCCTACGACGAACCCACGTTGGTGAGCGTCGCCGCGAGCCAAGAGGACGACTCGCGCGCGAGCTTTTCCAACTACGGCGTCAAGACGGTGCACCTGGCGGCGCCCGGCGCCAACATCCTCAGCAGCGTGCCCGGCGGCGGCTTCTCACAAGCCTCGGGCACGAGCATGGCCTCGCCCCACGTGGCGGGCGCGGCCGCGTTGCTCCTGGCGCTGAAACCCACCACCACCGCCGCGGAAGTGAAGAGCGCGCTGATCGCCTCGGTCGACGCGTTGCCGGGCTTTTCCGGCGTGGTCGCCTCGGGCGGACGCCTCAACGTCGATCGCCTGCTTCGCGGTGAGACGAACTGCACGGGTTCGAACTGCGGTTGTGGTACGGGCGCGTCGAGCTGCGCACCATCGGTCACTTGCGCGGACAATCCTTGTGACCCGCACGCGTCATGCACAGATGGCAGTGAAGGCCCTGAGTGTAGCTGCAACCCTGGCTACGAAGGCGATGGCACGACCTGCAGCGACGTGGACGAATGTGCGGCGGGCACCGCCGGCTGCGATCCCAACGGCAGCTGCGAGAACAGCGACGGCAGCTTCAGCTGCAGCTGCAACTTCGGCTTTCAGGGCGACGGCAAGAGTTGCAGCGACCTGGACGAGTGCGCGCAGGGCCTGGACAACTGCTTTCCCGGAAGCACATGCAAGAACCAAGCTGGAGGCTACGTGTGCGACTGCGGCCCTGCAGGCTGCGCCAGCGTGGGTGAGGCCTGCGCGCCCGCGCTCAACGCGTGTGACGTGAACGCCACTTGCACCAGCGTCGCTGGCAGCTACTTCTGCAACTGCAATAGCGGCTACGTCGGTGACGGCTTCTTCTGCGTGAACGTGAACGAGTGCGTCGCAGGCTTGAACGATTGCTCGCCCCACGCCAGCTGCGAGGACACGCCAGGCAGCTACGAATGCACCTGCGACAGCGGCTGGACCGGCGACGGCAAGTCCTGCACCGACGCCGACGAGTGTGCCCTGGGTACGGACCAGTGCGATCCGAACGCCACCTGCACCAACACCGTGGGCAGCTACACGTGCAGCTGCAACAGCGGCTGGACCGGCGACGGCAAGTCCTGCACCGACGCCGACGAGTGCGCCCTGGGCAAGTACAGCTGCGGCCCCATTTCTCACTGCGTCAACTTGCCGGGGACTTACAGCTGTGCGTGCAACGAGGGGTACGAGGGCGACGGCACGACTTGCACCGACGTCGACGAGTGCGCGCTCGGCAGCGACAGCTGCGACCCGAATGCGACGTGCACCAACACCGTGGGCAGCTATGGCTGCAGCTGCAACCTGGGTTTCGTGGGCGACGGCTTCAGCTGCGCCGACGTCGACGAGTGTGCGCTCGGCACGGCCGTGTGCGATCCCAATGCCAGCTGCCAGAACACACCCGGCAGCTACGACTGCGCCTGCAACGCGGGCTTTCAAGGAAACGGCAAGACCTGCACGGACATCGACGAGTGCGCTCTGGGCAGTGACGACTGCGATGGGCATGCCAGCTGCCACAACACCCCGGGCAGCTTCAGCTGTTCCTGCAACGCCGGTTGGCTGGGCGACGGCAAGACCTGCAGCGACGAGAACGAGTGCACGGCAGGAACCCATCAATGCTCGGTCAACGCCACTTGCAGCAACACGTCGGGCGGATACGACTGCACGTGCAACACCGGTTTCGAAGGCGACGGCAAGACCTGCACGGACATCGACGAGTGCACCCACGGCCTGAACAACTGCGGCGTGGACGCCAACTGCGAGAACACGCCCGGCGCCTATCACTGCAGCTGCAAGGACGGCTTCGAGGGCAACGGCAAGGAGTGCCAGGACGTGGACGAGTGCACCACGGGCAAGAGCACCTGCAACGTGCACGCCAACTGCACCAACACTCACGGTGGCTACATGTGCGCGTGCAAGGCGGGCTACTTGGGCGACGGCCTGAGCTGCGACGAGATCGACGAATGCGCTCTGGGCACCGACGACTGTTCCCCCAACGCCGATTGCACCAACACCCAGGGCGGCTTCTCGTGCAGCTGCTGGTCGGGCTATCAAGGCAACGGCAAGACCTGCACCGATGTCGACGAGTGCGCGCTGGGCACCGATGACTGCGCGCCCAACGCCAGCTGCAGCAACGAGCCCGGCAGCTTCAGTTGCACCTGCCCCGCGGGCTACGAGGGTGACGGCAAGACCTGCACCGACGTCGACGAATGCAGCAAAGGCAGCGACGACTGCGACGCAAACGCTGTCTGCAGCAACAGCCCGGGCAGCTTCAGCTGTGCGTGCAAGCCGGGCTTCACCGGCAACGGCAAGACCTGCACCGACATCGACGAGTGTGCATTGGGCACGGACAACTGTGCGCCGAACGCGACCTGCAGCAACGAGCCTGGAAGCTTCAGCTGCAGCTGTCCCGCAGGATACGCGGGCGACGGCACCGTGTGCACGGACGTCGACGAATGCGCCCTGGGCACCGACGACTGCCACGCCGACGCTGTCTGCACGAACCTGCCCGGCAGCTTCAGTTGCGCCTGCAAGCCAGGCTTCAGCGGCAACGGAACGTTCTGCACCGGCGCCACGCACTGCACCACGACTTCGTGTAGTCCCTACGCCAGCTGCACCGACACGACCACGGGGTTCACTTGCGAGTGCAACGCGGGCTACAGTGGCGACGGCTTCACCTGTACCGATGTAGACGAGTGCGCCCTGAACCTAGATCAGTGCGATGCGCACGCCACCTGCACGAACGAGCCTGGCGGCTACAGCTGCAGCTGCAACGCGCCCTACACCGGCAGTGGGACCAGCTGCGATCTGGATGAGTGCGCTCTGAACCTGGACAACTGCCACGCGGACGCCGTCTGCACCAACACAGCTGCCGGTTTTACATGTACCTGCAAGGCCGGTTACGCCGGCAACGGCGTCAGCTGCACGGACGTGGACGAGTGCGCTCTGGGCAGCGACGATTGTTCCGCCAACGCCGACTGCCAGAACCTGGTCGGCAGCTACGCATGCTCCTGCAAGGTTGGCTACTCCGGCGACGGCCGCACTTGCCTCCCACCGCCGACCCGCGCCACCGCCATCGACGCCAGTGGCGATCACACCTGCGCCCTGCTCGACAACGGCGGCGTGCGTTGCTGGGGACGCAACAACTTTGGACAGCTCGGCTACGGCGACACCAACGACGTCATGAACAGCGACGATGCACCACTGGTGAGCACCGGAGGCGCCGTGAAGCAGGTCGCAGCGGGGGATGGCCACAGCTGCGCACTGCGCACCGACGGCAAGGTGCGCTGCTGGGGCCGCAATCACTACGGACAGCTCGGCTACGGCAACACAACGGATATCGGTGACGACGAGACGCCGGCGGACGCAGGCGACGTGAACCTGGGCGGAACTGCGATCGCCATTGCCGCAGGCGGCGAACACACCTGCGCGCTCTTGTCGGGCGGCACCGTGCGCTGTTGGGGTCTCGGTATCGACGGCCAGCTCGGCTACGCCAACACGCAAAACGTCGGCGACGACGAAGTGCCGGCCTCGAAGCCCTTGGTGCAGCTGGGTGGCGCCGCCGTCGCCATCAGCGCGGGTCGCGACCACACTTGCGCCTTGCGCAGCGACGGCAAGCTGCTGTGCTGGGGACGCGGCGAGTGGGCCGTGCTCGGCTACGGCAACACGAACAGCGTCGGTGACAACGAGCATCCGGCGAGCGCGGGCCCCGTCAGCCTGCCGGCCTTGGCCACGCAGATCTCCGCGGGCTGGTATCACACCTGCGCGCGGCTGAGCACGGGAGCGCTGCGCTGCTGGGGCTACGGCGCCACCGGGCAGCTCGGCTTGGCGTCGCAGCTCGACGTCGGCGACGACGAAGTGCCGAGCGCGGTCCCGGAGATCCAGCTCGGCACCGCGGCCGCCGCGGTGAGCGCGGGCCTCTTCCACACTTGCGCGCTGACCGCTGCGGGGAACGTGCGTTGCTTCGGCTACGGCGACTCCGGACGCCTGGGCTACGCCAACATCGACAACATTGGTGACGACGAGCACCCGGCTAGCGCGGGCGACGTGCAGCTCGGCCAGAAGGCGCTGGACGTGAAGGCCGGCGCGTCGCACAGCTGCGCACTGCTCCAAGACGGCAGCGTGCGCTGTTGGGGCAACGCCGAGTTCGGGCAGTTGGGCTCAGGCGGCACGAGCGACATCGGTGACGACGAAACGCCCTTGGGCCTCTCGCCGTTGAAGCTGAGCTCCTTGAACGAATGCGCGCTCGGCATGGCGGGATGCAGCCCCGACGCCACGTGCACGGATCAGCCCGTGGGCTACCTGTGCAGCTGCAGCGCGGGCTACTCCGGCGACGGACATACCTGCGACGACGACGACGAGTGCGCCCTAGGCACCCACGGCTGCAGTCCCTACGCTCTATGCGACAACACGCCGGGCAGCTACAGCTGCAGCTGCGCGCCAGGATTCGTCGGCGACGGCACGCAATGCGAGGATGTCGACGAGTGCGCTACGCAGCAGGCCGCCTGCGACGCGAACGCCAGCTGTGCCAACGTCGCGGGTGGCTATCTGTGCAACTGCAACCTGGGCTACGCCGGCAACGGTCAAGTGTGCACGCCAGCGAGCACCTACGTTCGCAGCGTGAGCGCCGGCGGGTCCCACAGCTGTGCGCTGCTGTCCACCGGTTCGGTGCGCTGCTGGGGCGCGGGCGTGCACGGACAGCTCGGCTACGGCAACGCGAACAACATCGGCGACGACGAACACCCGGTCAGCGCGGGCGACGTGAACGTCGGTGCGCCGGTCAGTCAGATCGTCACCGGCGGTCAGCATACTTGTGCGCTGACCACGACCGGTGCCGTGCGTTGCTGGGGCTCGAGCGCCTACGGACAGCTCGGCTACGGCAACGTGAACGACATCGGTGACGACGAGAGCCCGGCCAGCGCGGGGGACGTGAACGTGGGCGGCGTCGTCGTCGCGCTCGCAGCCGGCACGCATCACACTTGCGCGCTGTTGGGTTCCGGCGCCGTGCGCTGCTGGGGTCTGGGCGCGGCCGGGCGTCTCGGCTACGCCAACGTCAGCAGCATTGGCGACAATGAATCCCCCGCCAGCGCCGGCAGTATTCAACTCGGGGAAGCCGCCGTCGGCATCACGGCAGGAGACTTGCACAGCTGCGCGGTGCTGGCCTCGGGTGGCGTGCGTTGCTGGGGCTTCGGCCTCTACGGCCGACTCGGGTACGGCAATGAGAGCAGCATCGGCGATGACGAGGTTCCCGCTACGGCCGGCAGTGTTCCTCTCGGTGGGAGCGCCCTCGAGGTCGTCGCGGGCGGGCAGCACACCTGCGCGCTGATGGCAGATCAGTCCGTGCGCTGCTGGGGCTACGGCCTCTTCGGCAGTCTCGGCCTGGGCAACAAGCAGAACGTCGGCGACGACGAGTCTCCGGCCAGCGTCGCCGCCGTGGACATTGGTGGTGCTGCCACGGACGTGTTCGCAGGCGGTGACCACAGCTGCGCCATCACCAGCACCGGCAGCCTGGTGTGTTGGGGCGCGCCGGCCGCAGCCCTGGGCTACGGAAACGGGGCGATCGTCGGCGACGACGAGCACCCAGCCCAGGCCGGAGCCGTCTCCCTCGGCGGCGCGGCGCTGTCGGGCTCCCTGGGCACGAACCACAGTTGCGCCCTGCTCTCCAGTCAGCTGCGCTGTTTCGGCGACGGCAGCAGCGGACGCCTCGGCTACGGCAACGCCCTGACCATCGGTGACGACGAGGTGCCGAGCGACGTGAGCTTTGTCAACGTACTCGGCTATTGA
- a CDS encoding lactonase family protein translates to MTRSWLGLFALLLVACSGDDDGSGGGGGSAGAAGAAGSGGGGASGSGGSGGTAGTAGSGAAGGDAGTDAAVNTVTYVYVGSSKGGADNIDRFTLDPTSGKLTALGRTTSGGTADFMALHPSQDLLYVADTQNDEARAFSLDRATGALSAMGSVGLSGAPVYLTVDKTGKHLLVAHYNQGKADVVALGANGALGALTDTQSPGSKSHCIVLDPSGSYVFVPNNGSNTISQYVYDDGAGKLTANAPGSVATSDGPRHMDFHPSKPFAYVMNEQGTSMTAYAFDAAKGTLTEIETEESLPASVTAPSTGADVHVHPNGKFVYGSNRSQDQSTLVIFSIDPSTGALTLVGHEGTRGSHPRNFEIDPSGRVLLVTNRDSSNVVSFLIDETTGKLSFVEEVPVVDAPFFVGAYRFPSP, encoded by the coding sequence ATGACTCGGTCGTGGTTGGGACTCTTTGCGCTGCTGCTCGTGGCATGCTCGGGAGACGATGACGGGAGTGGCGGAGGGGGCGGTTCGGCAGGCGCCGCGGGAGCCGCAGGAAGCGGCGGCGGTGGCGCAAGTGGTAGTGGCGGGTCGGGCGGCACTGCAGGCACTGCAGGCAGCGGCGCCGCCGGCGGTGACGCCGGCACTGACGCAGCCGTGAACACGGTGACCTACGTCTACGTCGGTAGCTCCAAGGGCGGTGCCGACAACATCGATCGCTTCACGCTCGATCCCACGAGCGGCAAGCTGACGGCGCTGGGTCGCACCACCTCGGGGGGAACCGCGGACTTCATGGCGCTTCACCCCAGTCAGGACCTGCTCTACGTCGCGGACACCCAGAACGACGAAGCGCGCGCGTTTTCCCTCGACCGAGCCACCGGCGCGCTGAGCGCGATGGGCAGCGTCGGCCTCAGTGGCGCCCCCGTGTACTTGACCGTCGACAAGACAGGCAAACATCTGCTCGTCGCGCACTACAACCAAGGCAAGGCGGACGTGGTGGCGTTGGGGGCGAACGGTGCGTTGGGTGCGCTCACCGACACGCAGTCGCCGGGCAGCAAGAGCCACTGCATCGTTCTGGATCCCTCGGGGAGCTACGTGTTCGTGCCCAACAACGGCAGCAACACCATTTCACAGTACGTCTACGACGACGGCGCGGGAAAGCTCACAGCCAACGCTCCAGGCAGCGTGGCGACGAGCGACGGCCCGCGTCACATGGACTTTCACCCGAGCAAGCCCTTCGCCTACGTGATGAACGAGCAGGGCACGAGCATGACGGCCTATGCCTTCGATGCCGCCAAGGGCACCCTGACGGAGATCGAGACCGAAGAGAGCCTGCCCGCGAGCGTCACCGCGCCTAGTACCGGCGCCGACGTGCACGTGCACCCCAACGGCAAGTTCGTCTACGGCTCGAACCGTTCCCAGGATCAGAGCACGCTGGTGATCTTCAGCATCGACCCGAGCACGGGCGCGCTGACCTTGGTCGGCCACGAGGGGACGCGCGGCTCCCATCCGCGAAACTTCGAGATCGACCCGTCCGGGCGCGTGCTGCTGGTGACGAACCGCGACAGCAGCAACGTCGTCAGCTTTCTGATCGACGAGACTACGGGCAAGCTGTCTTTCGTCGAAGAAGTCCCCGTGGTCGACGCGCCCTTTTTCGTCGGCGCCTACCGCTTCCCCTCGCCCTAG
- a CDS encoding serine/threonine-protein kinase, whose amino-acid sequence MRAAARPPDRLGPYELVGRLGSGGMAEVHEAVRAGAHGFEKRVAIKLMLPHLADDPRLVGMFCDEARVHARLTHPNLIQVLDFGEHEGRLYLVLELVDGLSLQELGFRLRSTGRKMDLGAVLYVAQEILGALEYAHSACDESARPLHLVHRDVSPSNVLIGSAGQVKLGDFGIACATEIDARTAPGEIKGKIGYVSPEQALGSRLDGRSDLFSLGVVLAEMLLGHSLFEAESDLATLEMLHSGDLSRLEAAKDRIPEDVMLVLLRALKPLPAQRFDSASHMLWAVRELSRRHRNVMTAYSFAAWLGDEGIVPIKSDVFMRPAPSIADALRAAAWDDEGSEAITLVAGSPSVPPTELDHALVGSRRR is encoded by the coding sequence ATGCGCGCGGCCGCCCGTCCCCCAGACAGGCTCGGTCCTTACGAGCTCGTGGGTCGCCTCGGAAGTGGCGGCATGGCGGAGGTGCATGAAGCGGTGCGCGCGGGTGCTCACGGTTTCGAGAAGCGCGTCGCGATCAAGTTGATGCTGCCGCACTTGGCCGATGACCCGCGACTGGTCGGTATGTTCTGCGATGAAGCGCGCGTGCATGCGCGGTTGACGCACCCCAACCTGATCCAGGTGCTCGACTTCGGCGAGCACGAAGGTCGGTTGTACCTGGTGCTGGAGCTCGTGGACGGGCTCTCGCTGCAGGAGTTGGGCTTCCGTCTGCGATCGACGGGGCGGAAGATGGATCTCGGGGCGGTGCTCTACGTCGCTCAAGAGATCCTGGGTGCACTCGAGTATGCGCACTCCGCCTGCGACGAGTCTGCGCGCCCGCTGCACCTGGTGCACCGGGACGTGTCACCAAGCAACGTCCTGATCGGAAGCGCGGGGCAAGTGAAGCTCGGCGACTTTGGCATCGCTTGCGCTACGGAGATCGACGCCCGCACCGCGCCGGGGGAGATCAAAGGGAAGATTGGCTACGTTTCTCCCGAGCAAGCCTTGGGCTCGCGCCTGGACGGGCGCAGCGATCTGTTTTCTCTGGGCGTGGTGCTGGCGGAGATGTTGCTCGGGCACTCGCTGTTCGAAGCCGAGAGCGACCTGGCCACGCTGGAGATGCTGCATTCCGGGGATCTGAGTCGCCTGGAGGCTGCGAAGGATCGCATCCCCGAGGACGTGATGCTGGTGCTGCTGCGCGCGCTCAAACCGTTGCCGGCCCAACGCTTCGACTCGGCGTCCCACATGCTTTGGGCCGTGCGTGAGTTGTCGCGGCGTCATCGCAACGTGATGACGGCCTATAGCTTTGCGGCATGGCTCGGTGACGAGGGCATCGTGCCAATCAAGAGCGACGTGTTCATGCGGCCCGCTCCGAGCATTGCGGACGCTCTGCGCGCGGCGGCCTGGGACGACGAGGGGTCCGAAGCGATCACGTTGGTCGCCGGCTCGCCCTCGGTGCCGCCTACGGAGCTCGATCACGCTCTCGTCGGCAGTCGTCGACGCTGA
- a CDS encoding protein phosphatase 2C domain-containing protein — MAPVDAPTLPPDAGPAKQPYLDIAGRTDRGLVRKANEDAFLITELNRRMNVLHSSLPAADLDWLTSSSAGTVLVVADGMGGQGGGHVASRVAVRSITDYVCSVMPWASRHAQEVETSPRATLPGVRDQLSTALVAGNTEVRQAAGLPGASPNMGTTLTLAYILWPRMYVAHAGDSRCYLLRHNLLSCLTTDHTVAEQMRAQGFPALEASSPLHHILWNALGTSEDEMVPEMQKQQLEAGDIILLCTDGLTKHVDEDEITNILANTDTSEEACDLLIERTVAGGASDNVTVVVARVPPEPTPD; from the coding sequence GTGGCTCCCGTCGACGCTCCCACCCTGCCTCCGGATGCTGGTCCTGCGAAACAACCGTACCTCGACATTGCAGGACGCACGGACCGTGGGCTCGTGCGCAAAGCAAACGAGGACGCCTTCCTGATCACGGAACTCAATCGCCGCATGAACGTGCTGCACTCGAGCTTGCCCGCGGCGGATCTGGATTGGTTGACTTCCAGCTCGGCGGGGACCGTGCTCGTCGTGGCCGACGGCATGGGCGGACAAGGGGGCGGCCACGTCGCGAGCCGCGTGGCCGTGCGCTCGATCACCGACTACGTCTGCAGCGTCATGCCCTGGGCGTCACGTCATGCGCAAGAGGTCGAAACATCTCCACGCGCGACGCTTCCCGGCGTGCGCGATCAGCTCTCGACGGCGCTAGTCGCAGGCAACACGGAAGTGCGCCAGGCAGCGGGTCTACCCGGCGCGTCGCCCAACATGGGCACCACCCTGACCCTGGCCTACATCCTGTGGCCGCGCATGTACGTGGCGCACGCCGGCGACAGCCGCTGCTACCTGCTGCGGCACAATCTGCTGTCCTGCCTGACCACGGATCACACCGTGGCCGAGCAGATGCGCGCCCAGGGCTTTCCGGCACTGGAAGCCTCCTCGCCCCTGCACCACATCTTGTGGAACGCGCTCGGCACGAGTGAAGACGAGATGGTGCCCGAGATGCAAAAGCAGCAACTCGAAGCGGGCGACATCATCTTGCTCTGCACCGACGGCCTGACCAAACACGTCGACGAAGACGAAATCACGAACATTCTGGCCAACACCGACACTTCCGAAGAAGCCTGCGATCTGCTGATCGAGCGCACCGTGGCCGGCGGCGCGAGCGACAACGTCACCGTGGTCGTCGCGCGTGTCCCCCCCGAACCAACGCCGGACTGA
- a CDS encoding serine/threonine-protein kinase, whose translation MTDDAHDLGTDSSKSVPERLGPYRLQELLGQGASGSVYAAVDDAGQHVAVKVLDGDAHCVSWPEALSALNKRAHPGLARVLAVFAEHVPPFFAMELHQGPSLLDWARADAAGCIRAQAYASSAMLLLGGDMKERGETEFASCGQEGFRRVRQATLDVAAALGHIHELGVVHCDVRPDNICVHDEHAVLLDYGLCRVIGAAVESSAPVGTAAYMAPEQWNAATLAPAVDYYALGVTLFEALTGALPFSGSAGEVFVRKRSVGAPAPSLFIPDVPEDLDALCVDLMRSSPEHRPHSEEIRERLSSA comes from the coding sequence GTGACCGACGACGCTCACGATCTGGGCACGGACTCCAGCAAGTCGGTCCCAGAGCGGCTGGGCCCCTACCGATTGCAGGAGCTCCTTGGCCAAGGTGCCTCCGGCAGCGTGTACGCCGCCGTCGACGACGCCGGCCAGCACGTGGCGGTGAAGGTGCTCGACGGCGACGCGCACTGCGTGAGCTGGCCTGAAGCCCTGAGCGCGCTGAACAAGCGCGCGCACCCCGGCCTCGCACGTGTGCTCGCTGTATTCGCCGAGCACGTGCCGCCCTTCTTCGCCATGGAGCTGCACCAAGGCCCCAGCTTGCTCGACTGGGCACGCGCCGACGCCGCGGGCTGCATTCGCGCCCAAGCCTACGCCAGTTCGGCAATGTTGCTCTTGGGCGGCGACATGAAGGAGCGCGGCGAGACAGAATTCGCCAGCTGCGGCCAGGAAGGCTTTCGGCGCGTGCGCCAAGCAACCCTCGACGTCGCGGCCGCCCTTGGCCACATACACGAGCTGGGCGTCGTACACTGCGACGTGCGCCCCGACAACATCTGCGTCCATGACGAGCACGCGGTGCTGCTCGACTACGGCCTCTGTCGCGTGATCGGTGCGGCGGTGGAGTCCTCGGCGCCCGTAGGCACCGCGGCCTACATGGCGCCCGAGCAATGGAACGCGGCGACGCTGGCTCCCGCGGTGGACTACTACGCCTTGGGCGTCACCCTGTTCGAAGCCCTGACCGGCGCGCTGCCCTTCAGCGGCAGCGCCGGCGAAGTCTTCGTGCGCAAGCGCAGCGTGGGCGCGCCGGCGCCGAGTCTGTTCATTCCTGACGTCCCCGAAGATCTGGACGCGCTGTGCGTGGACTTGATGCGCTCCAGCCCGGAGCATCGTCCACACTCCGAGGAGATCCGGGAGCGCCTGAGCAGCGCCTGA